TGCTCCTAGTACGAGAGGACCGGAGTGGACAGATCTCTGGTGTACCGGTTGTCACGCCAGTGGCATCGCCGGGTAGCTAAATCTGGAAGAGATAAGCGCTGAAAGCATCTAAGCGCGAAACTCGCCTCAAGATGAGATTTCCCCAAGGCTTTAAGCCTTTTAAAGGGTCGTTCGAGACCAGGACGTTGATAGGTCGGGTGTGGAAGCGCAGTAATGTGTTAAGCTAACCGATACTAATTGCCCGTAAGGCTTGATCCTATAACCTGAAGCGCGTGTGTGCGACGGTATAATCTACCCAGATTAGAAAACTAAATTTGAGAAACAAGCAATACAAAGCAATATATTACTTCTTCTATTGAACTGAACGCGTTGCAGAGCAATAAGTGCAACGAGTTAACCCGTTAAAGTCTGGCGACCATAGCGAGGTGGCCCCACTCCTTCCCATCCCGAACAGGACAGTGAAACACCTTAGCGCCGATGATAGTGCAGATTACCTGTGTGAAAGTAGGTCATTGCCAGACCCCCATTAGTAGTAAAGACGTAGTAAACAAAACCCCCGTACTCGAAAGAGGCGGGGGTTTTGTTTTGGGTGGAAGAAAAAGAATGGAAGGTTTTGTTGTAAAAAATACTCGATCTCACCCTTGTTTGTAAGTCTTGGTCTATCTCTGTCCATGTTAGAATTAAGCTTGTTGCTCTGCTCAAGGATTTAACTCATGTCTGGTAATACACTTGGTTTGTTATTTACGGTGACGTCTTTCGGTGAGAGTCATGGTGCGGGAATTGGCTGCATCGTTGATGGTTGCCCGCCAGGCATGGATTTGAGTATTGAAGATATTCAGGCTGAATTAGATCGGCGTAAACCGGGTACTTCACGGCATGTGACTCAGCGTAAAGAGCCAGATACGGTAGAGATTTTATCTGGCATTTATGAAGGAAAAACTACGGGCACACCGATTGCATTGTTGATTCGTAATCAAGATCAGCGCAGTCAAGATTACGGTAAAATTGTGGAGACATTCCGCCCAGGCCACGCAGATTACACTTACTGGCATAAGTACGGTATTCGAGACCCTCGCGGCGGCGGGCGCTCGTCTGCACGCGAAACTGCGGTACGCGTTGCCGCTGGTGCAATCGCTAAAAAATGGCTACGGGAGAAATACGGTATCGAAATTCGTGGCTATATGAGTAAACTTGGCGAATTAGAGATTCCATTCAATAGCTGGGATGAGGTAAACGGCAACGCCTTCTTTGCACCGAATGCAGGAATGGTGCCGCAGCTTGAAGACTATATGGATGCGATTCGTAAAGAACGCGATTCAGTAGGCGCGCAAATCACTGTAGTGGCTGAGCATGTGCCGGTGGGCTTGGGTGAGCCAGTATATGATCGCCTTGATGCAGAAATTGCTTATGCCATGATGAGTATTAATGCGGTAAAAGGCGTTGAAGTTGGCGCGGGCTTTGCAAGTATCGCGCAAAAAGGCTCGGTACATTGCGATGAGCTTACACCAACGGGTTTTGCAAGCAATCATGCTGGTGGTATTTTGGGTGGCATTTCTACTGGGCAAGATATTGTGGTTAATTTGGCGGTTAAGCCTACCTCTAGTATTGCCCAAGAGCGTAACTCGATTGATAAAGAGGGCAATCCAGTGCTAATGGCAACTACAGGGCGGCATGACCCGTGCGTGGGCATTCGTGCCACACCGATTGCTGAGGCGATGTTGGCCTTAGTGTTGATTGATCATGCTTTGCGTCATCGTGCCCAGTGTGGTGATGTAAAAGTGGGTACCCCACAGATTCCTGCTAAAAGGATTTAATCATGCTAAAAGGATTGGCACTTGTTGTTTTATTATTAAGTGGCTGCGCTACACCGCCGTTTTTGGCTTCGGTCAGCGTGCGGCATACTTTGGCGAGTGCCCCTGCTGCGCATAAATTTACCTTTGAGCGCGATGCCTCACAAGTGCAAAGCTTAGCTCAGCGTGATTTTGAAGAAGACGTATCTGCCGAGCTAATGAGTAAGGGCTATGTGTATGTGCCGAATATGAGTGCGGCAGATTGGTTGGTGCGCTTGCAGTATCAGGTGGATGGCGGTAAAACGATTACCTCGCAAGAGCCTATTTGGGGAACGGTAGGTTTTAGTACTTACTATCGCCGAGTTTCTACCTCAAATGGTGTGGTTTTAGTGCCTTATACCCAGGCAGAGAATGGTATTGTTGGTAGCCGCCCCGTGAGTGACACCGTTTTTAGCCGGCAGTTAAATTTAGATATCTTGGATAAAAAGGATTTGGCAGCTGGGCGCTTTGCTAAAGTGTTTGAAGGCAGAGCGATCAACCGTAGCCGAGATGATGCCATTGAGCCTGCCGTGCCTTGGCTTATTCGGGCGCTATTTGAGCAGTTTCCAGGTGTTTCTGGCTCTACACGTGAAGTTAAAATTATTTTGCCAGAGCAATAATTGATTGATTTACGCAAGTCTCAAATAAAAGATGCTCGGTACTTTAAACGCCGTACATTTTATGCCATTCATGGTTGGGCATCTTTTTGTTAACGAAATAGACGCTTGCGCACTCAGCATCATTCATTAAATCGGAAAGTCCTGTGACACCTGAACAATATTGTGAAGATAAAGCCGCAAAAAGTGGCTCTAGTTTTTATTATAGCTTTCGATTTTTGCCATTAGAGCAAAGGAAAGCCATTACCGCTTTATATGCTTTTTGCCGTGAAGTGGATGACGTGGTGGATGAGTGCCATGAAGAAGCAGTGGCTAGAACTAAATTGGCATGGTGGCGCAGTGAAATTGATCAGCTATTTGCAGGCTCGCCCCAGCATCCAGTAACTAAAGCGTTATTAACAGCAATTAAGCAGTACGATTTGCAACGTGAGTTATTTATAGAAATCATCGACGGTATGGAGATGGATCTAGATATGGCTCGTTATAATAGCTTTAAAGATTTGCAATTGTATTGCTACCGAGTAGCCTCAGTTGTTGGGCAAATGGCGGCGCAAATCTTTGGCTTTACCGATCGTGGTACGCTTAAATATGCCCATGATTTGGGTCTAGCGTTTCAATTGACTAATATCATTCGTGATGTGGGTGAAGACGCGCGTCGCGGCCGCATCTATTTGCCGGTCACTGAATTACAACAATTTAATGTGCCCGCTGCTGATATTCTAGCTTGTCGTGATACCCCTGAATTTAGAGCGTTAATGGATTTCCAAATAGAGCGTGCTGAGCAATATTACGCGCAAGCAATGAGTCAATTACCTGAGGTAGATAAAAAACAGCAGCGCACCGGCTTGGTTATGGCGGCTATTTATCGTGCCACGCTAAAAGAAATTCAAAAAGATGGTGTGGGGAAGGTATTGAATCAGCGTATTTCTTTAACGCCAATTCGTAAATTATGGCTGGCTTGGAAAACGTGGTGGTTTTAAATAAAAAATTATCCGTAGCGGTATTGGGAGGTGGCTACGCCGGTATGGCAGCTGCCGCTGAGTTAGCTAGCCTAGGGGTTAAAGCCAGCGTCTTTGAAGCCGGTAAAGTCTTAGGCGGACGGGCAAGACGGGTGGAGTTAGCCGGCCAGTCTTTTGATAACGGCCAGCATCTTGTGATTGGTGCGTATACCGAATTACTAGCCATGATGGCCAAAGTGGGCGTGGATTACGAGGCGGCTTTTTTGCGCATGCCAATGGAGCTGGTGGTGGAGCCGGGCTTTCGTTTGGCTTGCCCAAAGCTCCCTGCGCCTTTGCATTTGGCCGTTGGCCTGATTTTTGCCCAAGGCTTAACTTGGGCAGAACGCTTTGCTTTACTACGGGCGATTCGAGGAGCACAAGCGGCGAATTGGCAATTGGTCGAGGATGTAAGCGTTAGCCGCTGGCTAGTAGACCAAAGCCAGCCTAAGGTGTTAATTAGCCGTTTTTGGCAACCCCTAACCGTGGCGGCTTTAAATACACCGCTTGAGCTGGCGTCTGCACAGGTTTTATTGAATGTGCTTAGAGATAGCTTGGGTGGTGCACGGGCCGCTTCAGATTTATTACTGCCTAAGATCGATTTCTCTGCTTTGTTTCCCGATGCGGCAGAGCGTTTTATTCAGCAGCGAGGTGGGCAGGTTTATCGTTCACGTCGGATTAGTCAGCTAGCAAAAACGCCTGAAGGTTGGCGTTTGGATGGAGAGGCTGAGTGCTTTGATGCCGTTATCTGTGCATTACCACCCTATGGATTAGCGCCTGTGCTGGCTACGCTGCCGCAGCTAAAGGCTTTTGGGGATTGGATCTATCAGCCGATTGTTACGGTTTATTTGCAATACGATCAAAGCACGCGGCTAGCCAGACCCATGCAGGGCTTGAGCGATTCGCTAGCGCAGTGGGTGTTTGATCGTGGCTTTACTCACGGCATGGATGGTTTGATTGCGGTAGTGATTTCAGCCACTGGCTCGCACCAGTTTTTGCCACAGGAAGAGCTGGCAGCGGCGGTAGTGGCGGAGCTGCATCAGCGTTTAGCATTGCCTGCTGATGTTATATGGCAGCGGGTAATTACAGAAAAGCGCGCTACCTTTGCTTGCACTCCCTCTATGCAGCGGCCAAGTAATCAAACGGCGGAGCGCGGCTTTTGGTTAGCAGGGGACTACACTAGGGGATTGGCTGGTTGCGGTGATTACCCAGCAACCCTAGAGGGGGCGGTAAGAAGCGGGGTGGCTGCGGCGCAGGGTGTGGTTCAAGAGTTAATAATTAAAATAATGGAGGAATGACATGGGTGATTGGAAAAACTATCAGGCACCGGTTGGTGCATTTCGAAGCCGTGTGATTTTAGTGACAGGTGCAGGGCAGGGTATTGGTGCCGCAGCGGCTTTGGCGTTGGCTGAATACGGAGCAACCGTGATTCTGCTGGGCCGTAATGAGAAAAAACTCGCTAAAGTTTACGATGAGATTGAAGCTGCGGGCTATCCGCAACCAGCAGCGATTCCCTTTGATTTGGCGAAATCGGGCGAGGCAGAAATTGCACAGATGGCGGTGCTTATTCAAAAAGAATTTGGCCGTTTGGATGGCATCTTGCATTGTGCAAATGGCTTTAGCCATTTGTCACCCTTGGCCAATCAAAAAATGGACGAGTGGATGGACATGTTCAAAGTGAACGTCGCCGCCCCATTTGTGTTGAATCGCGCGCTATTCCCGTTGCTTAAAGCTGCGCCTGATGCCAGTATTTTGCTGCTGGGTGAAACGCATGCATTTGCGCCAAATGCGTATTGGGGTGGGTATAGTGTGAGCAAAGTTGGGCAAAAAAACCTGGTGGAGATCGCGGCTTCTGAGTGGGATAGTATGGAAAACCTGCGGATTAATCTCTTAGTGCCGGGCCCGATTCAATCGCCATCGCGCTTAAAAACGCACCCAGGTGAAACACGCGAAAGCTTGCCGCCTACTGAATCCATCTTACCGGCGATTTTGTACTGGATGGGCGACGCTAGCCGTGGGCAGAGCGGTCAAACTCTGCAACTCGTAAGTGAAATGTAAAAAACTTGGTAGGTGGGGAACTTGCTAGCGATTATTTGATCCTAGTCACAGTGCTATAGCTTGTAGTGCTTCTTCATCCCCTTAGTGCCCCACCGTAGTGGGGCTTTTTTTTGCAGGTTGAGTATTTTTAGTGTAAAGAAAATCACCCCAAGAGGCTATTTTCTTTACATCAAATAGATCTTATTTGCCGAAATATTTGCTGTAGATTTTTTGGTAAGAGCCATCTGCTTTTACATCAGCGAGGCCTTTGTTTAATTTGGCAAGTAGTGCAGCATTGCCTTTTTTAACCGCAATGCCGTAAAACTCTTTATCAAAGCTGGTGTCATCAATGAGCTTAAAGCCTGAATTTGGATTGTTGATGAGGTAGTTTTTTACCACGCTATTATCACCAATCACAGCATCCACGCCACCGGCTTTTAATTCTTGCAATGCCAATACGATGGTTTCAAAGCGACGGATATTGGTATTTGCTTTGCCGAAATGCTTTTGCGCAACGATATCACCCGTCGTACCGTTTTGTACTGCCATTTTTTTTGTTTTAAGATCTGCTAATTTAGCCACAGGGCTTTTTGCAGAAACGACGATCAATTGCTTGGCTTCAAAGTAAGGTGCAGTGAAATCCATTGATTTTTGGCGTTCTGGGGTAATGGTTACCGCAGCAATAACGATATCGCGTTCGCCATTATTTAAGCCAGCAAACAGGCCTTCCCAAGGGGTATTGATCACTTTAATGGGCAGGCCAGCTTTAGCCGCAACCGCATGGATTAAATCAGCATCAAAACCTTCGACTTCTTGTTTTTTATTTAAAATCTCGAACGGAGCAAAGGTGGCATCCGTGCCAACAGCCAGTGTGCGTTCGGCAAATGCAGGAGCAGCAATCAGGCTGGCGGTCACTAAAGCAGCAAATAACTTACGTAGGTTTTTCATTAATCCATCCTTGTTCATGAGTTTAATAGCATTACGAAACGGGCGATGTCAGTCAATGCTGAGCTTCGCCAATTGCATCATAAATTTTACCGATTATGGCTTTTACTCCATTGCCACGCGATGCAGACAAAAAGCGAGTAAGCCCTAGTGATATCAGCCATGACTCGCAATCAAAAGCCTGAATCTCTGTGCGGGTTTTTCCTTGGTAGGCGGCGATCAGGAGCACCAGCAGCCCTTTAACGATACGTGATTCACTATCAGCAGCCAGTTGTATCTGCGCTTGTTGCCAGCCTATGGTGAGCCATGCCGTACTTTCACAGCCCACAATGCGATTGGCGTCGTTAAGCTCGCTGGTAGGTAAGGGAGGCAAATCGCGTGCCAATTGCACCAGCAGGCGATTTTTCCCCTCCCAGCCGTGGGCACCTGCTAGTTTGCGCTCTATTTCTGCTTTATTCATGCTAATAATTCCAATGTTTCGCTCAGAGCAGCAAGGAGCGTATCAATATCGTTGTGGGTGTTATACGCAGCAAAAGAGGCGCGTAATGTGCCTGATAGCCCAAGGCTAGCCAGTAAAGGCTGAGCACAGTGATTACCTACCCTTACGGCAATCTCTCGGGCGTCTAAAAATTGGGCGACGTCGTAAGGGTGGGCGTGGGTAAAGGCCATTGATACAACAGGGCCTTTTTGTAGGGCGTTACCAATAAGGCGTATGCCCTCGATTTGGCTGAGACCTAGCTCTAATTGCAGCCGCAATAAATGTTCATGCTGGGCAATGGCGACGCGGTCTTGTGCTTGTAACCAATCTAGCGCAGCGGCAAAACCAATCGTCTGGGCAATGGCGGGCGTGCCTGCTTCAAAACGTGCGGGGGCTTCGGCATAGCTGGTTTGGCTAAATGAAACACGCTCTATCATTTCGCCACCACCTTGCCAAGGTGGCATGCTGCTTAATATTTCGCTGCGTGCCCATAAAGCCCCGATACCTGTTGGGCCGTAGGCTTTATGGCTGGAAAACACATAAAAATCGGCGTTGAGCGCTTGCACGTCGATGATTTTATGCGCCACCGCTTGCGCGCCATCGACCAATACCTTGGCGCCATAGTGATGAGCGCTGTTAATGAGTTCGGCAATGGGGAGTTCGCTGCCAATTGCATTAGAAATATGCGTAAGGCCAACCAGCTTGGTTTTATTGGAGAGTAGCGAATGAAAATGTTCAAGATCTAAGCTGCCATCGCGTAATAACTGAATCGGCTTGATGACGGCGCCGCAGCGCGTGGCCAACATTTGCCATGGCACAATATTAGCGTGGTGCTCTAAGGTGCTGAGTAAAATCTCATCGCCTGCTTGCAAATTTGCCGCGCCCCAGCTATGAGCAACTAAATTGATAGCTTCGGTGGCCCCACGGGTGAAAACGATTTCATTGCTGGAACGGGCATTAAGAAAATGCGCTACGCTGCTTCTGGCGTTTTCAAAGGCATCGGTTGCGGCAACAGCAAGCCGGTGTGAGCCACGATGCACATTGGCATTGGCAGTTTCATAGAAATGACGCTCAGCATCCAAAACCTGCAGCGGTTTTTGAGTGGTGGCTGCATTGTCGAGGTAAATAAGTGCTGGTGTACGCGCCAGTAAAGGAAACTGGGCACGTAGTGCGTAGGCATCAAACATGGCGGCTCAAAGTCGATATGGGAAGGGATTGTAGCGTGCAAGCGGGCTATAACGCACGCCCATCCTACGGGATAGTATTTACTGGCTGAGTTTACGCGCTAATTCATCCGTCACAAAGAGGCGGCAGGATGCAAATTATTTATAGGGGAAACAATTGTTTAAGTTCGCGCTTTTACTTGGAGCGGCCATTTTTTAAATTCAACCCACTGAGTGTTTTTTATCACTAAAGTTGTGAGTCTGCATACGCATGGTTTAAGCTTTGCTCTTTGCCCATCTCTTTTCGCAAATCTCCTATGACCACTTCCTTTTCTGCTGCTCCTCCCTATAAACAAGCCGTGTCCGCACTGATTGTGATTCATACACCTGATCTACAGGTATTGCTCTTGGAGCGGACTGATTTTAATGAAGCTTGGCAGTCGGTTACAGGAAGCCGAGAGGGGGAAGAGTTACTGGGGCAAACGGCACGCCGTGAAGTGTTTGAAGAAACAGGGATAGATACGCAGCTGTATAAATTACGCGATTGGCAGCAAAGTCACGATTTCGAAATTTTTGAAATCTGGCGTCATCGCTATGCACCAGGCACAACGCATAATACCGAACACGTTTTTAGCCTAGAAGTGCCATTCACACTGGATATTGCTCTTGCTACTAGCGAACACCGGCGGTTTAAATGGGTGGGTTGGATACAAGCGGCTGAAATGGTGTTTTCTCCATCCAATGCCGATGCGATTCGCAGCTTGCCAGAGCGATGCGGGCATTAATTGGCTGATTGGATAGAACCCCTAGCAGGGGTTTAAACTTGGTCTATCAGCCATTTTTTTAGCATGCTGTGCAGCTGCAAAGGGATGATGGGCTTGGCAAGATGGTCATTCATGCCGACGGCTATACAGGTTTTTTTGTGTGATTCTAACGCATCGGCTGTGAGAGCAATTACGGGCGTGCTATCGCCCCTGGCGCGCATTTGCCGAGTAGCTTCTAGGCCATCTAATATCGGCATTTGCAAATCCATGAGTACTAAATCATAGTGGTGGCTAAGCAGCTTATTCAGAGCTTCCTCACCGTTATTTGCCTCATCACACGTTATTTTTACCAGTGATAGTAGCTCTCGGGCCACTAAGCGGTTAATGGCGACATCATCGACAACCAGCACATGTTTGCCAGCAAAGGTGAGGGTTTGTTCCGCGTCGCTTGAGTTGGCAGATGTGTGCATTTGGTCAGGTGCGAGAGGTAAATTTAGGGTGAAACTAAATTGGCTACCAATGCCAAGCTGGCTTTTGACTGTAATATCGCCCCCCATGAGTGCCACCAGTTTTTTACTGATGGATAACCCAAGCCCTGTGCCGCCAAAGCGGCGAGTCGTGGAGTTGTCTGCTTGGCTAAAAGGCTGAAATAGGCGCTGGATTTGCTCCGTAGTCATGCCAATTCCTTGATCTCTGACGGCAAAAGTGAGCTGGGTATTATGACTATAGAGCTCTAAATGTATTTCGCCTTGTTGGGTGAATTTAATGGCATTGCCGAGTAAATTAATTAATACCTGCGTTAAACGTAAGGCATCACCTTTGCGCCATTCTAATAATTGCGCAGGGATATTCAATTTAAGCAGCAGCCCTTTTTCTTCCGCTCTAAATTGTAAAAGCGACATCACTTGGTTCATGATGCGGCGGCAAGAAAAAACCTCGTTTTCTAGCTCTAGACGATCTGCTTCAATTTTAGAAAAATCGAGAATATCGTCAATCAATGCAATCAGTGTATTAGTGGATTGGGTAAGCTTTAGCAGGTAATCTTGTTGTTTTTCATTCAGCTCGGTGTGCTTAAGTAGGTGTGCAATGCCGTGAATGGCATTCATCGGTGTACGAATTTCATGCGACATATTGGCTAAAAATGCGCTTTTGGCACGCGTGGCGGCTTCGGCGGCTTCTCTGGCGCTATTAAGCTCGGTCACATCCATCATGGTGGTTTCGATATGGCTGGGCTCGCCATCGGTGTTGTAAAGTAGGCGGCTGGTGGTGAGCGCATCCAGAATTTTCCCGTTGCGGTGGCGAATTTTAATGGCGTAGCGGCTCACTCTTCCGTGCTTTAACACCATCTCTTGGAGTTGGTTACGCTCTTGTGGGTTGGAAAAAAAGTTAAGCGAGGGCTCGCCTAATACATCTTCAGAGCTATCTGCACCAAGGATATTGAGCATAGCGGTATTGATGGCGAGAATTTTCCCACTTACTAGCTCAGTTTTTAAATAGCCAGTGAGCATGCTTTCCACGATGGCCCTAAAGCGTGATTCGCTTTCTCTGAGGGCTTTTTCGATGCGGTTTCTTTCTGCCAGTTCGTTTTCTAAATCTTGGTTTACGGTGCTGAGCTCTTGGGTGCGAATAGTGACGCGGTTTTCTAGCTCATCGTAAAGGCGTGCGTTTTCTATTGAAATGGCCGCCTGAGTGGCAAGGGCAAGGATGACTTCTTGTCGAGCAGGGGTAAAGGTGCCCGCAGCCAATGGGTTTTCTAAGTAGTAAACACCTAATAACACCCCTTGCTTAATGATAGGACCACTGAGTAAGGACTTTACGCGGGTGCTATGCACATAGGGGTCGCGCTGGAAGCGCTCATCTAAACTCGCATCATCGAGGGCCACCGTTTCTTGTGTCCGCCATACATATTGCAAAATGGAGGCTGCGACCGGTAGGCTGCGGCTATTTTTATGCCGAACAATAATGGTGTCATTTTCGATAATCCCCACTGTTTTGAGTCGTGGTTGTGCATCTTCTGCCAAGATCAACGCACCCATCGTGGCGCCAGCGCTCTCAATCATTAATTCGGTTAGTCTTAGCAGTAGTGGGTCAAGTGCAATTTCGCTGGCAATGGCTTGCGTGGCTTTTAATACTCCAGCGGAAGAGAGCGCTCTGCCACTAAGCGTATCCTCCTCGGGCGGGATGAGTTGCCAAACGCTGCTAAATTCATGCCGCAGTGATTTGGCTAAGCCTTTGGCTCCCCAGTGTTGCAGGCTGAGGGTTGCCTCTCTTAAATGATGAGTGGCGTAAATAGGAAACCCATGGTTAATCCATAATTTACAGGTTTGAATTTCACCCAGTGCCACATCTTGGATAAAGCCTTGGTTGCGGGCTGCTGCGGTGGCTTGGTGGCAATGACGTAGTGCTATTTCGTGCTGCCCTTGCAAGAGTGCGATTTGCGCATCGAGCATCAAGAGTTTGTGGGCGAAGTTGGCAGGGCAATCTAGGCTCCATAAGGCGAGTTGCTCACGTAATGCCTGAATTTCTTGAGTTTGCTTAGCATTGGGTGCGTTGGCACTTAAGCCCATGGCGAGTAGCCAATGTGCATCAAAATTAGAAATAAACCCCATGATGTAACGGCAAAGAACCAAGCCTTGGCGGGCATGATGAATCACTTCCTCATAGCGGCCAGCAAACAGCATCCGTTGTGCATGGTAGATGTGATAAAAACATAGCGATGAGCGCTTGTCCCCTTGCTCACACTCCTGCACAAATTGCCTATCTGTAAGACTGTGGCTATCCCAATCCTCTGTAGTAAAAGCCGTCACCGAGATGCGTAATGCCTGTAGTGTATCGATAGCCCATTGGTTTTTATTGGCAATGCATGTTTGTAGGGTTTGCTCGATGCGCTCGTTTAATTTTGCCAGTGGCAGACCGCTGATAAAACGGTGCAGTACATCGGCGCAATATAGGTAGCCGATGAATTGCTGATCGCCAGTCATGAGACCCGCATTGATGCTGTCTTGAATGAGCGGCAATGAATCGTGCAGTGGCTTAACCCAAGGCAAACAACCCACCGCGTAGGGCCAGCCGGTTCTACATTTAAGTGCCAGCCCATCTAATGGCTGGATAAGCTGATAGCCTAGGCTGGCAAATTCAAAGCCACGCTGGCATTGGCCAAAGAGCGAGCCAAGTAAAACGCCAAAGGTGCCATAACCTTTACAAATCTCTATGGAGTTGCCGTGCTCTAAGGCCGTAAGCACCATGCGGGAAATAATAAAGGGGTAGTAACTAGGATTGCCAAATGAAGTGGCGGTATCTAAGTTAAGCAGGGTTTTTTGAATTAACCGTTGGCAGGGGTCGCTTAATAGCGGTAGTTGGAGCAAATCACTGGGAAGGCGGTTTGCCATGCGGGCTTCGATTTGCTGCAAAATATTTTGGAAAGCAGCTTCTGGGTCTTGTGGCCAAGCGAGGCCCAGTAGCTCCAAAGCCTCACGCCCCGCCTCTATCGCGCCTTGATAATCGGCGCTCAGCGTTTTGCCAATAATTAATAGGTTTTGAAATTCGGCTTTTTCAAGCACGCTATGTAAGCGTGGCATCGTGGCTAAAATAATGGCCTCTGATGTGGCTAAATCACCGGATAAAAATGCGGCTT
This genomic interval from Iodobacter fluviatilis contains the following:
- the hpnD gene encoding presqualene diphosphate synthase HpnD; amino-acid sequence: MTPEQYCEDKAAKSGSSFYYSFRFLPLEQRKAITALYAFCREVDDVVDECHEEAVARTKLAWWRSEIDQLFAGSPQHPVTKALLTAIKQYDLQRELFIEIIDGMEMDLDMARYNSFKDLQLYCYRVASVVGQMAAQIFGFTDRGTLKYAHDLGLAFQLTNIIRDVGEDARRGRIYLPVTELQQFNVPAADILACRDTPEFRALMDFQIERAEQYYAQAMSQLPEVDKKQQRTGLVMAAIYRATLKEIQKDGVGKVLNQRISLTPIRKLWLAWKTWWF
- a CDS encoding basic amino acid ABC transporter substrate-binding protein, with product MKNLRKLFAALVTASLIAAPAFAERTLAVGTDATFAPFEILNKKQEVEGFDADLIHAVAAKAGLPIKVINTPWEGLFAGLNNGERDIVIAAVTITPERQKSMDFTAPYFEAKQLIVVSAKSPVAKLADLKTKKMAVQNGTTGDIVAQKHFGKANTNIRRFETIVLALQELKAGGVDAVIGDNSVVKNYLINNPNSGFKLIDDTSFDKEFYGIAVKKGNAALLAKLNKGLADVKADGSYQKIYSKYFGK
- a CDS encoding DUF4136 domain-containing protein, giving the protein MLKGLALVVLLLSGCATPPFLASVSVRHTLASAPAAHKFTFERDASQVQSLAQRDFEEDVSAELMSKGYVYVPNMSAADWLVRLQYQVDGGKTITSQEPIWGTVGFSTYYRRVSTSNGVVLVPYTQAENGIVGSRPVSDTVFSRQLNLDILDKKDLAAGRFAKVFEGRAINRSRDDAIEPAVPWLIRALFEQFPGVSGSTREVKIILPEQ
- a CDS encoding SufE family protein: MNKAEIERKLAGAHGWEGKNRLLVQLARDLPPLPTSELNDANRIVGCESTAWLTIGWQQAQIQLAADSESRIVKGLLVLLIAAYQGKTRTEIQAFDCESWLISLGLTRFLSASRGNGVKAIIGKIYDAIGEAQH
- a CDS encoding SDR family NAD(P)-dependent oxidoreductase, which gives rise to MGDWKNYQAPVGAFRSRVILVTGAGQGIGAAAALALAEYGATVILLGRNEKKLAKVYDEIEAAGYPQPAAIPFDLAKSGEAEIAQMAVLIQKEFGRLDGILHCANGFSHLSPLANQKMDEWMDMFKVNVAAPFVLNRALFPLLKAAPDASILLLGETHAFAPNAYWGGYSVSKVGQKNLVEIAASEWDSMENLRINLLVPGPIQSPSRLKTHPGETRESLPPTESILPAILYWMGDASRGQSGQTLQLVSEM
- the aroC gene encoding chorismate synthase codes for the protein MSGNTLGLLFTVTSFGESHGAGIGCIVDGCPPGMDLSIEDIQAELDRRKPGTSRHVTQRKEPDTVEILSGIYEGKTTGTPIALLIRNQDQRSQDYGKIVETFRPGHADYTYWHKYGIRDPRGGGRSSARETAVRVAAGAIAKKWLREKYGIEIRGYMSKLGELEIPFNSWDEVNGNAFFAPNAGMVPQLEDYMDAIRKERDSVGAQITVVAEHVPVGLGEPVYDRLDAEIAYAMMSINAVKGVEVGAGFASIAQKGSVHCDELTPTGFASNHAGGILGGISTGQDIVVNLAVKPTSSIAQERNSIDKEGNPVLMATTGRHDPCVGIRATPIAEAMLALVLIDHALRHRAQCGDVKVGTPQIPAKRI
- the nudB gene encoding dihydroneopterin triphosphate diphosphatase, translating into MTTSFSAAPPYKQAVSALIVIHTPDLQVLLLERTDFNEAWQSVTGSREGEELLGQTARREVFEETGIDTQLYKLRDWQQSHDFEIFEIWRHRYAPGTTHNTEHVFSLEVPFTLDIALATSEHRRFKWVGWIQAAEMVFSPSNADAIRSLPERCGH
- the hpnE gene encoding hydroxysqualene dehydroxylase HpnE, translating into MVLNKKLSVAVLGGGYAGMAAAAELASLGVKASVFEAGKVLGGRARRVELAGQSFDNGQHLVIGAYTELLAMMAKVGVDYEAAFLRMPMELVVEPGFRLACPKLPAPLHLAVGLIFAQGLTWAERFALLRAIRGAQAANWQLVEDVSVSRWLVDQSQPKVLISRFWQPLTVAALNTPLELASAQVLLNVLRDSLGGARAASDLLLPKIDFSALFPDAAERFIQQRGGQVYRSRRISQLAKTPEGWRLDGEAECFDAVICALPPYGLAPVLATLPQLKAFGDWIYQPIVTVYLQYDQSTRLARPMQGLSDSLAQWVFDRGFTHGMDGLIAVVISATGSHQFLPQEELAAAVVAELHQRLALPADVIWQRVITEKRATFACTPSMQRPSNQTAERGFWLAGDYTRGLAGCGDYPATLEGAVRSGVAAAQGVVQELIIKIMEE
- a CDS encoding SufS family cysteine desulfurase; amino-acid sequence: MFDAYALRAQFPLLARTPALIYLDNAATTQKPLQVLDAERHFYETANANVHRGSHRLAVAATDAFENARSSVAHFLNARSSNEIVFTRGATEAINLVAHSWGAANLQAGDEILLSTLEHHANIVPWQMLATRCGAVIKPIQLLRDGSLDLEHFHSLLSNKTKLVGLTHISNAIGSELPIAELINSAHHYGAKVLVDGAQAVAHKIIDVQALNADFYVFSSHKAYGPTGIGALWARSEILSSMPPWQGGGEMIERVSFSQTSYAEAPARFEAGTPAIAQTIGFAAALDWLQAQDRVAIAQHEHLLRLQLELGLSQIEGIRLIGNALQKGPVVSMAFTHAHPYDVAQFLDAREIAVRVGNHCAQPLLASLGLSGTLRASFAAYNTHNDIDTLLAALSETLELLA